From a region of the Fischerella sp. JS2 genome:
- a CDS encoding alpha/beta hydrolase, protein MSTNLLSSPTNFGIGGVVKAISWNWKNQQLQIVYETIGSGSPLLLLPAFSTVSTREEMSGIAKLLASYFQVFVLDWPGFGDSSRLSVNYEPAIYEQFLEYFVTSVFDAPIAVVAAGHSAAYVLKLAQKNSSGFSRLVLVAPTWRGPLPTMGVDRQIAGVFREIVRSPIVGQALYKLNTVPSFLSFMYRRHVYVDAAKLTPSFIEHKWQNTQQPGARFAPAAFVTGNLDAVHNQADFLRLAQNLSVPLMVVIGESSPSKSRADMDALAVLSGVQTAVLPGSLGMHEEYPETVAEVILPFLRTGS, encoded by the coding sequence ATGTCAACTAATTTATTATCATCTCCTACTAATTTTGGTATCGGTGGAGTAGTCAAAGCAATCTCTTGGAATTGGAAAAACCAACAATTGCAGATTGTATATGAAACTATTGGTAGTGGTTCCCCGCTATTGTTACTTCCTGCTTTTAGTACTGTGTCTACACGAGAAGAAATGAGCGGGATAGCTAAGTTACTTGCGTCCTATTTTCAAGTATTCGTGCTAGATTGGCCTGGATTCGGAGATTCTTCCCGTTTATCTGTAAATTACGAACCTGCTATATATGAGCAATTTCTGGAATATTTTGTTACTTCTGTTTTTGACGCTCCAATAGCAGTGGTGGCTGCCGGTCACAGTGCAGCTTATGTTCTCAAATTAGCCCAGAAAAACTCCTCTGGATTTTCACGGTTAGTTTTAGTAGCACCAACTTGGCGTGGGCCTTTACCAACAATGGGTGTAGATCGACAGATCGCAGGAGTATTTAGAGAAATAGTGCGATCGCCTATTGTTGGTCAAGCACTCTACAAGCTCAACACTGTGCCATCTTTTTTAAGTTTTATGTACCGTCGCCACGTCTACGTAGATGCTGCCAAACTCACCCCCAGTTTCATTGAGCATAAGTGGCAAAATACCCAACAACCAGGAGCTAGATTTGCTCCTGCTGCCTTTGTTACTGGAAATCTCGACGCTGTACATAACCAAGCTGACTTTCTGAGGTTGGCTCAAAATTTATCTGTGCCTTTGATGGTGGTAATTGGAGAATCCTCTCCCAGCAAATCTCGTGCTGACATGGACGCTTTGGCAGTACTAAGCGGAGTCCAAACAGCTGTTCTTCCTGGTTCTCTGGGAATGCATGAAGAATATCCAGAGACAGTAGCAGAGGTTATTTTGCCCTTTTTGAGGACTGGTTCTTGA
- a CDS encoding SufE family protein — translation MSSIIDSLPPNLAKIVQRFQRATDPKRRYEQLIWYGQKLKEFPEADKVVENKVPGCVSQVYVTADLADGKVIFQGDSDSQLTKGLVGLLIEGLNGLTPAEIVQLTPDFIQETGLNVSLTPSRANGFYNIFKTMQKKALEFQS, via the coding sequence ATGTCCTCTATCATAGACTCCTTACCACCAAACCTAGCTAAGATTGTCCAGCGCTTTCAACGTGCGACAGACCCAAAACGACGCTATGAACAGTTAATTTGGTATGGTCAGAAGCTGAAGGAGTTTCCAGAAGCTGATAAAGTTGTAGAAAACAAAGTACCTGGGTGCGTTTCCCAAGTTTATGTCACAGCTGATTTAGCAGATGGCAAAGTTATATTTCAAGGTGATTCTGATTCTCAATTAACTAAAGGATTAGTAGGTCTTTTAATTGAAGGTTTGAATGGACTTACGCCTGCTGAAATTGTCCAACTTACTCCAGATTTTATTCAAGAAACTGGTTTAAATGTTAGCCTCACACCTTCCCGTGCAAATGGTTTTTACAACATTTTTAAAACTATGCAAAAGAAGGCTTTGGAATTCCAAAGTTAA